DNA sequence from the Verrucomicrobiales bacterium genome:
GATCGACCAACTGCTCAAAGGATCCTTCATGCCAAGAACGAGGTAGAACGCCAACCCCAGATTGGTTTGCAGATGGCCCGCGCCTACCTAGCTGGATCCGATCCCAACATTGGCACGCGGACTTGGTCGCACGTCATGGCCGAGATGGGAAAACTCAAACAGGGCGCGACTCTAGAACGATGGGGATTTGCTGTTCGCGACCCGGCTTTCAACTTGATTCGCGACTTGGTGATCATCGAAACACGAGCCGATCACTTGTTGAAAGTCTTGGATGCGGGTACCATCTCTACCAACGTGTTTTTGCGGCGCATGCACAACTTCGCGTTGGACATGTCCTGGCTCCCATGGCCGCTCCTACCCAAGAAGCGGTGGCCTGCCCTCAAGCACCAAATCAGACGATCTATTAAATGGGAAGAACATCAGGCGCTATTGGCGCGAGAGCCGAATGAGGAAACGAGACATTTTTATGATCTCATGTGGCACCTGGGTGGTTCGCAATCTGATGTCGCAACTTTAAAAGCCGAAGATATTGACTGGGAAACGCGAGTGATCGCCTATCATCGTCAGAAGACCGGCACAATCGCCCGACTCCACTTCGA
Encoded proteins:
- a CDS encoding tyrosine-type recombinase/integrase, whose amino-acid sequence is MARAYLAGSDPNIGTRTWSHVMAEMGKLKQGATLERWGFAVRDPAFNLIRDLVIIETRADHLLKVLDAGTISTNVFLRRMHNFALDMSWLPWPLLPKKRWPALKHQIRRSIKWEEHQALLAREPNEETRHFYDLMWHLGGSQSDVATLKAEDIDWETRVIAYHRQKTGTIARLHFENVIALLLEKLPRKGFLFPRLALMHEKHRCKEFHRRMKGLGFQGLSLHSYRYAWAERAKKCGFPERFAQEALGHSSKAVHRSYARGAQVVIPALESYENRNLVAGNNE